From the Lathyrus oleraceus cultivar Zhongwan6 chromosome 4, CAAS_Psat_ZW6_1.0, whole genome shotgun sequence genome, one window contains:
- the LOC127073638 gene encoding uncharacterized protein LOC127073638: MASLTPGIVLKLLQAMNTDTRVTGDHRSPLLQLIGIVPALAGSDLFSNEGFYLNLSDSLNSTYVLLSHPDTELILSNRLQLGQFLYVDRFHFNTPLPTVSNIRPLSTRHPFVGTPEPLIARISQSTRHFSVQPLSDSDDPLSQYLSTNTTQSPIPTNQHQQHQQKQPQPQKVNDSRKPLAQRDNLPPPQRFSSPATAKRSQSAGKFNKTSAERDPSPAGKGKRSSSPVPSKCVVPSLVSAREENRKVSREAAIIVPSRYRQPSPTARKQPSPNPRRASISPGRRLSGGIKFSPAVDSSGKKKIVAGISKISDALAGKTRKNWDEQNIEGDSNEKEKTRVDSNSIMRTQAAMLRRLSDVKSQKPDNNDSEENTIGSSPRSCLETEKTKFSGLGITIHEKKWTDGSVPLDAVSSKLSRLGKDAMQRKALASAAAAAALEEANATECIIRNLSMFSDLCSVCKVKNPLPTIDRFFIIYEDVLRSIAVAKSVAGHNFEISDDNIPTDQSKSLSLWVEAALATDLQIVSLLTETGTDTPSSLQKSLSKRQSLCTPKSHLNVNVLSSPHSSPSGGVWTRGNGMKETVELGTNLLSEMQMWFLLFVEESIEAGFKVFGDSASGGKKALPLDGGSIAIVLSHLKRVNAWLDGVVSKGNHSLTDKIEKLKRKIYGFVIQHVGSTYDHSASHASS; the protein is encoded by the exons ATGGCTTCTCTAACACCGGGAATAGTCCTGAAACTCTTGCAAGCCATGAACACAGACACACGTGTCACCGGCGACCACCGTTCACCTCTTCTACAACTCATCGGAATCGTCCCTGCTTTAGCCGGTTCCGATCTCTTCTCCAACGAAGGCTTTTATCTCAACCTCTCCGATTCGCTCAATTCCACCTACGTTCTTCTCTCTCACCCCGACACCGAACTCATTCTCTCTAACCGTCTCCAATTAGGTCAATTTCTCTACGTTGATCGATTCCATTTCAATACTCCTCTCCCTACTGTTTCCAACATTCGTCCTCTCTCCACTCGTCACCCGTTCGTTGGAACACCGGAACCCTTGATCGCTCGCATTTCGCAATCCACTCGTCATTTCAGCGTTCAGCCTCTCTCTGATTCCGATGATCCTCTTTCTCAATATCTCTCCACCAACACAACACAGTCTCCGATTCCGACGaatcaacatcagcaacatcaACAGAAACAACCACAGCCACAGAAGGTGAACGATTCGAGAAAGCCTCTGGCTCAACGAGACAATTTGCCTCCGCCGCAGAGGTTTTCGTCTCCGGCTACTGCCAAGAGGTCTCAATCTGCAGGAAAGTTTAATAAAACCTCTGCTGAGAGAGATCCTTCTCCGGCCGGAAAGGGAAAGAGATCTTCTTCTCCCGTTCCGTCAAAATGTGTGGTTCCGAGCTTGGTTTCGGCTAGGGAGGAGAATCGGAAGGTTTCGAGGGAGGCGGCTATTATTGTTCCGTCGAGGTACCGACAGCCTTCTCCTACTGCGAGGAAGCAGCCTTCGCCTAACCCTAGAAGAGCTTCCATTTCTCCCGGGAGAAGGTTGTCTGGAGGTATCAAGTTTTCGCCGGCAGTGGATTCTTCTGGAAAGAAAAAGATTGTAGCTGGAATCTCTAAGATATCTGATGCGTTGGCTGGGAAGACAAGGAAGAATTGGGATGAACAAAACATTGAAGGTGATTCCAATGAAAAGGAGAAAACTAGGGTTGATTCTAATTCAATTATGCGGACTCAG GCTGCTATGTTAAGGCGATTGAGTGATGTGAAAAGTCAAAAACCTGATAACAATGATTCTGAAGAGAATACTATAGGTTCTTCTCCTCGGAGTTGTTTGGAGACAGAGAAAACCAAGTTTTCAGGTCTTGGCATTACAATTCATGAGAAGAAATGGACCGATGGGAGTGTTCCGCTGGATGCAGTATCATCCAAACTTTCTAGACTTGGAAAG GATGCAATGCAAAGGAAAGCTCTTGCTTCTGCAGCAGCCGCTGCAGCATTAGAGGAGGCCAATGCTACCGAATGCATAATAAGAAATTTAAG CATGTTTTCAGACCTTTGCTCAGTCTGCAAAGTCAAAAATCCTTTGCCAACCATCGACAGATTTTTTATCATCTATGAAGATGTCCTAAGATCAATTGCAGTGGCTAAATCTGTTGCTGGTCACAATTTTGAGATATCTGATGACAACATTCCAACAGATCAATCAAAATCCCTCTCCCTTTGGGTTGAAGCTGCTTTGGCCACTGATCTTCAGATAGTATCACTGCTTACTGAAACTGGCACAGATACTCCATCATCACTTCAGAAAAGCCTGTCGAAACGACAATCTCTTTGCACACCCAAGAGTCATCTGAATGTGAATGTTTTGTCATCCCCACACTCTAGTCCAAGTGGTGGTGTGTGGACAAGAGGTAATGGAATGAAGGAAACAGTTGAGCTTGGAACTAATTTGCTGTCAGAAATGCAAATGTGGTTTCTACTTTTTGTTGAAGAGTCCATTGAAGCAGGATTTAAAGTGTTTGGAGACAGTGCTAGTGGCGGGAAGAAAGCATTGCCTCTGGATGGTGGCTCCATTGCTATTGTTTTATCTCATCTGAAGCGTGTAAATGCATGGCTGGACGGCGTGGTTTCAAAAGGGAATCATTCATTGACAGATAAGATTGAAAAACTGAAGAGGAAGATCTATGGTTTTGTTATCCAGCATGTAGGATCAACTTATGATCATTCAGCTTCCCATGCTTCATCCTAA
- the LOC127136176 gene encoding uncharacterized protein LOC127136176 → MASLTPGIVLKLLQAMNTDTRVTGDHRSPLLQLIGIVPALAGSDLFSNEGFYLNLSDSLNSTYVLLSHPDTELILSNRLQLGQFLYVDRFHFNTPLPTVSNIRPLSTRHPFVGTPEPLIARISQSTRHFSVQPLSDSDDPLSQYLSTNP, encoded by the coding sequence ATGGCTTCTCTAACACCGGGAATAGTCCTGAAACTCTTGCAAGCCATGAACACAGACACACGTGTCACCGGCGACCACCGTTCACCTCTTCTACAACTCATCGGAATCGTCCCTGCTTTAGCCGGTTCCGATCTCTTCTCCAACGAAGGCTTTTATCTCAACCTCTCCGATTCGCTCAATTCCACCTACGTTCTTCTCTCTCACCCCGACACCGAACTCATTCTCTCTAACCGTCTCCAATTAGGTCAATTTCTCTACGTTGATCGATTCCATTTCAATACTCCTCTCCCTACTGTTTCCAACATTCGTCCTCTCTCCACTCGTCACCCGTTCGTTGGAACACCGGAACCCTTGATCGCTCGCATTTCGCAATCCACTCGTCATTTCAGCGTTCAGCCTCTCTCTGATTCCGATGATCCTCTTTCTCAATATCTCTCCACCAACCCTTGA
- the LOC127073639 gene encoding glucan endo-1,3-beta-glucosidase 8, producing the protein MAQENASHDHYLMKPFFIIIFFLNMASCSYGVGVNWGTMATHQLPPNKVVKMLQENGFDKLKIFDADEWVMAALLGTNIEIMLAIPNNMLEELSKNPKAADSWVYENVTSYLYPGGLNIKYIAVGNEPFLKEYNGTYLMYTLPALKNIQTSLNNAGHGSTIKATVPFNADVYYSPDSDMVPSAGDFRPEVRDLTIEIINFLYLNNAPFTVNIYPFLSLYGNDHFPFDFAFFDGNNRPLMDGNSVYSNVFDANLDTLLYALEKAGYADMRIIIGEVGWPTDGDKNANTQNARRFNMGLLKHCLSGNGTPKRKGIIDVYLFSLIDENAKSTAPGNFERHWGILEFDGKPKYQLDLKGLQNDKGLVAVEGVKYMEKQWCILDPDATNLHYLANSIDYACSLSDCTALGYGSSCNGLSLEGNASYAFNMYYQVNNQKDWDCDFSGLAILTDQDPSQKGCQFPIMISHGSCLGSHKGLLAFGGIYIFLVLFLL; encoded by the exons ATGGCACAAGAAAATGCAAGTCATGATCATTATCTAATGAAACCATTCTTCATCATTATCTTCTTCTTAAACATGGCTTCATGTAGCTATGGAGTTGGAGTCAACTGGGGAACCATGGCAACTCACCAACTTCCTCCAAACAAAGTGGTCAAGATGCTTCAAGAAAATGGCTTTGATAAACTCAAAATCTTTGATGCTGATGAATGGGTCATGGCAGCTTTGTTAGGGACTAACATTGAGATTATGTTAGCAATTCCTAATAACATGTTGGAAGAATTAAGCAAGAATCCAAAAGCTGCTGATTCTTGGGTTTATGAAAATGTCACCAGTTATTTATACCCTGGTGGATTGAACATCAA ATACATTGCTGTTGGTAATGAACCTTTCCTTAAGGAATATAATGGAACATATCTAATGTACACTCTACCAGCTCTCAAGAATATACAAACATCTCTCAACAATGCAGGTCATGGTTCAACCATCAAGGCCACAGTTCCTTTCAATGCTGATGTTTATTACTCGCCAGACAGCGATATGGTTCCGTCCGCGGGCGATTTCAGGCCAGAAGTTCGCGACTTAACCATCGAGATAATTAATTTCTTATACTTAAACAACGCGCCTTTCACCGTTAACATCTATCCGTTTTTGAGCCTATACGGAAACGATCATTTCCCTTTTGATTTCGCGTTTTTCGACGGGAACAATAGGCCTTTAATGGACGGTAATTCGGTTTACAGTAACGTGTTTGATGCGAATCTTGATACGCTTTTGTATGCTTTGGAGAAAGCTGGTTATGCAGATATGAGGATTATAATCGGAGAAGTTGGTTGGCCGACGGACGGTGATAAGAACGCGAATACTCAAAATGCGAGAAGATTTAACATGGGTTTGCTTAAACATTGTTTAAGTGGCAACGGAACACCGAAAAGAAAAGGTATAATCGACGTATATTTATTCAGTTTAATCGATGAAAATGCGAAAAGTACTGCACCAGGTAACTTTGAGAGACATTGGGGGATTTTGGAGTTTGATGGAAAACCAAAGTATCAATTGGACTTAAAAGGTTTACAGAATGATAAAGGTTTAGTAGCAGTTGAAGGTGTGAAGTATATGGAAAAACAGTGGTGTATTTTGGATCCTGATGCTACTAATTTGCATTACTTGGCTAATAGTATTGATTATGCTTGTAGTTTATCAGATTGTACTGCATTGGGATATGGTTCATCTTGTAATGGTTTGAGTCTTGAAGGGAATGCTTCTTATGCATTTAATATGTATTATCAAGTGAATAATCAGAAGGATTGGGATTGTGATTTTTCTGGTTTGGCTATTCTGACAGATCAGGATCCCTCACAAAAGGGTTGTCAGTTTCCTATTATGATTTCTCATGGGTCTTGTTTGGGGTCTCATAAAGGGCTTTTGGCATTTGGTGGTATATATATTTTTCTTGTATTGTTTTTACTATAG